In the genome of Treponema pedis, one region contains:
- a CDS encoding helix-turn-helix domain-containing protein, which produces MVKVLLFDRKVKTLIFLCKKLEKFGLKTTAAENGSKFLAALAIKKFNAIIISKKELKHYNCTEKTLLKRLKRNLVVCSYIPDKVNCIKKIKMVSLKLYEPNVKIQMTKNSLKKFFLTLKRNKNFILTSEFIYKLPKKSAILLRQLVLNKKDGITDEEISYLFWGNKLPDKKHCIYNHIYNLKKSLKTEFKDTYTIYKDNDRYRLVNLKEIT; this is translated from the coding sequence ATGGTAAAAGTGTTGTTATTTGATAGAAAAGTAAAAACCCTTATTTTCTTATGCAAAAAGTTGGAAAAATTCGGTTTAAAAACAACCGCCGCCGAAAACGGAAGCAAATTTTTAGCAGCCTTAGCAATAAAAAAATTCAATGCAATTATCATTTCAAAAAAAGAGCTGAAACACTACAATTGTACCGAAAAAACTTTATTAAAGCGGCTTAAGCGGAATTTGGTTGTTTGCAGTTATATACCGGATAAGGTAAATTGTATAAAAAAAATAAAAATGGTAAGCCTTAAATTATATGAACCGAATGTAAAAATCCAAATGACAAAAAACAGTTTAAAAAAATTTTTTTTAACTCTTAAACGTAATAAAAATTTTATTCTTACTTCCGAGTTTATATACAAACTGCCTAAAAAATCCGCAATTTTGCTGCGTCAATTGGTGTTAAACAAAAAAGACGGTATTACCGATGAAGAAATATCTTATTTGTTTTGGGGGAATAAATTACCGGACAAAAAACATTGTATATATAACCATATTTATAATCTTAAAAAATCATTAAAAACGGAATTCAAGGATACTTACACTATTTATAAAGATAACGACAGATACAGACTTGTAAACTTAAAAGAAATAACATAA
- a CDS encoding response regulator, translating to MISKQDFPNINERAPEGKKPDGTPFKVLVVDDSIFVTKQIGQILSSEGYEVVATAVDGFEGVEKYKELCPNVDLVTMDITMPKMDGITALEQIMAFDKNAKVVMISALGKEELVKKALLLGAKNYIVKPLDRKKVLERIAGVLGI from the coding sequence ATGATATCGAAACAGGATTTTCCGAATATTAACGAAAGAGCGCCGGAAGGTAAAAAACCCGACGGTACACCTTTTAAAGTATTGGTTGTCGATGATTCCATTTTCGTTACAAAACAAATAGGACAGATTTTAAGCAGCGAAGGTTATGAAGTTGTTGCCACTGCGGTTGACGGTTTTGAAGGTGTAGAAAAATATAAGGAATTATGCCCTAATGTTGACCTTGTAACAATGGATATTACCATGCCTAAGATGGACGGAATAACGGCTCTTGAACAAATTATGGCCTTTGATAAAAATGCCAAGGTTGTAATGATAAGTGCTTTAGGTAAAGAAGAGCTTGTAAAAAAAGCTCTTTTGCTCGGTGCAAAAAATTATATCGTAAAACCGCTTGATAGAAAAAAAGTTTTGGAAAGAATTGCCGGTGTTTTAGGCATATAA
- a CDS encoding MFS transporter: MTWRTYLAYGAADLYGGGCFFIVTTFSMYYLVNVIGLHPALAGLIPAIGKFWDAVSDPMMGYISDNTPQTRFGKRRVWFLISILPIALSFILIWFPVKIESQAGKFIFYTIAYIIFFTVSTVSYIPYAALSAEITKDFSERNKLNGSRLMFSFIATLLGGVLAQPIIDYFNGSAAGYFVMSCVFALIFALPWIPLYFETWELPEEKEEKKSKQSFIKNFLSLFHNRSCRIHIAMYVCSYGALDIFMSFVLFYIVDYLNKGSVFVIIQGTLLISMMASLPVHNYLINKKGHKPVYLTALIIFAVSILLMMFHTPASSNVFLILNMILMGIGISANNLIPHQLLPFISDIDRVMSGKNRAGTYSAAMTLTRKLFLGLIIMTTIGFVLSGIGYKNPVPSVLTQKQFKEAEELCKKTGKDFSDITKYYSLCEDGNMHLKYLSKDTDEIIKKLYKTKKENASAEVSAFFADKTNFKEIPEDIFENFIVSSFNKTDFIQTDKHFLLCASYQKDGAVYKKINPENFYTKADLYNLKEFLDNIDFRYSGIGQVQKPQQKENTLKGIKLSFILMPVFMLIMGIIIALKFKVTPENHQIILNEIKRLEAGGKKEDADEKTKKVCKLLIGKEYK; encoded by the coding sequence ATGACATGGCGGACTTATCTCGCTTACGGTGCGGCAGACCTTTACGGCGGAGGCTGTTTTTTTATAGTTACTACATTTTCAATGTATTATTTGGTAAACGTAATAGGGCTACATCCGGCATTGGCAGGGTTAATTCCTGCAATCGGAAAATTTTGGGATGCGGTTTCCGACCCCATGATGGGATATATTTCGGATAACACACCTCAAACCCGCTTCGGGAAAAGACGCGTATGGTTTTTAATTTCCATTCTTCCTATTGCTCTGTCCTTTATTCTTATTTGGTTTCCGGTAAAAATAGAAAGTCAGGCCGGTAAATTTATTTTTTACACAATCGCATACATTATTTTCTTTACGGTTTCTACCGTTTCATATATTCCATATGCGGCTTTAAGTGCGGAAATAACAAAGGATTTTTCGGAACGGAATAAATTAAACGGCTCAAGGCTTATGTTTTCGTTTATTGCTACCCTGCTTGGAGGCGTTTTAGCTCAGCCGATTATCGATTATTTTAACGGAAGTGCGGCAGGTTATTTTGTAATGAGCTGTGTATTCGCCCTTATCTTTGCTCTTCCTTGGATTCCTCTTTATTTTGAAACTTGGGAATTGCCGGAAGAAAAAGAGGAAAAAAAATCAAAACAATCGTTTATAAAAAATTTTCTTTCGCTTTTTCATAACCGTTCGTGCAGAATTCACATTGCAATGTATGTTTGCTCTTACGGAGCTTTGGATATTTTTATGTCTTTTGTTTTATTTTATATCGTAGATTATTTAAACAAAGGCAGTGTTTTCGTTATTATACAGGGAACTCTTTTAATAAGTATGATGGCGTCCCTTCCCGTTCATAATTATCTTATAAACAAAAAAGGTCATAAACCGGTTTATCTTACCGCTCTCATAATTTTTGCAGTTTCGATTTTATTGATGATGTTTCATACTCCCGCATCGAGTAATGTCTTTTTAATATTAAATATGATACTTATGGGAATAGGAATTTCCGCGAACAATTTAATTCCGCACCAGCTTTTACCATTTATATCGGATATAGACAGGGTTATGAGCGGAAAAAACCGCGCCGGAACTTATTCCGCTGCAATGACGCTTACGAGAAAACTTTTTTTGGGACTTATAATTATGACTACCATAGGTTTTGTTTTAAGCGGCATAGGTTATAAAAATCCGGTTCCTTCCGTTTTAACTCAAAAACAATTTAAAGAAGCGGAAGAGCTTTGCAAAAAAACGGGCAAAGACTTTTCGGATATAACAAAATATTATTCGCTTTGCGAAGACGGAAATATGCACTTAAAATATTTAAGCAAAGATACGGACGAAATTATAAAAAAACTTTATAAAACAAAAAAAGAAAACGCCTCCGCCGAAGTTTCCGCCTTTTTTGCGGACAAAACAAATTTTAAAGAAATACCGGAAGATATTTTCGAAAATTTTATTGTTTCTTCTTTTAATAAAACGGATTTTATTCAAACGGATAAACACTTTCTTTTATGCGCTTCATATCAAAAGGACGGAGCCGTATATAAAAAAATCAATCCCGAAAATTTTTATACAAAAGCGGATTTATATAATTTAAAAGAATTTCTTGATAATATCGATTTCAGATATTCGGGTATAGGACAGGTTCAAAAACCGCAGCAAAAAGAAAATACATTAAAGGGAATAAAACTCTCGTTTATTTTAATGCCTGTCTTTATGTTGATTATGGGTATTATAATTGCCTTAAAATTTAAAGTAACACCCGAAAATCATCAAATTATTTTAAACGAAATTAAGCGCCTTGAAGCCGGAGGTAAAAAAGAAGATGCCGATGAAAAAACTAAAAAGGTATGCAAACTTTTAATCGGGAAAGAATATAAATGA
- a CDS encoding MATE family efflux transporter — protein MKLKLTGQTTAQRRELILNSSPIKTLLILSVPALMMALLQAMMPFTDGLFINRLTDHVTASAVSFSQPIISIVLALGQGLSVGAAALIGQLNGRGNIDESKKVATQIFVFGFLLGIVSLPALFGLGALISATLKSEIAPKVFRYISLYCIVMPFSFMESIYNGIKNANGKPEAPFVRMVIMLIIKLIGNYVFLYLFRLEIDGCVLASFFANLVVAAWMFFDLFIKKTPDKLTLKNFKFSPPTIKKLLKIGFPAMINYAFIFAGFFLINKEMEPYGAIVLNGQSIANNISTVCFNIPGCFAAAVTTMVSMHIGSGNPAKAKRSCLLGCLVSALSGAVLIGSVVPSSAFLVSLFKPELPEIGEIAVIALHIYTYSVIAFGICMTIQGAFIGLGKTKIPLILGVLRIWFLRYIFILATESVLSYYSIYWGNLFSNITAGLLAIILILNTKWVSGIKEN, from the coding sequence ATGAAATTAAAGCTGACAGGTCAAACTACGGCACAGCGAAGGGAATTAATTTTAAATTCTTCACCTATTAAAACTTTGCTGATTCTTTCGGTTCCCGCTTTGATGATGGCGCTTTTGCAAGCAATGATGCCGTTCACCGACGGGCTTTTTATCAATAGGCTTACGGACCACGTAACTGCAAGTGCGGTAAGTTTTTCCCAACCTATCATTTCCATAGTTCTTGCCTTGGGACAGGGGTTAAGTGTGGGAGCTGCGGCTCTTATCGGGCAATTAAACGGACGCGGCAATATCGATGAAAGTAAAAAGGTTGCAACTCAAATTTTCGTATTCGGCTTTTTACTCGGAATTGTTTCGCTTCCGGCCTTATTCGGTTTGGGAGCCTTAATAAGCGCAACTTTAAAAAGTGAAATAGCGCCGAAAGTTTTCCGTTATATTTCGCTTTACTGTATAGTTATGCCTTTCAGTTTTATGGAATCCATTTATAACGGAATTAAAAATGCAAACGGAAAACCGGAAGCTCCGTTTGTAAGAATGGTAATAATGCTTATAATTAAACTTATCGGCAATTATGTATTTCTATATTTGTTCAGACTCGAAATTGACGGTTGCGTTCTGGCTTCGTTTTTTGCAAATCTTGTAGTTGCCGCATGGATGTTTTTCGATTTGTTTATTAAAAAAACTCCCGATAAATTAACATTAAAGAATTTTAAGTTTTCACCTCCGACGATAAAAAAACTTTTAAAAATAGGCTTTCCCGCAATGATAAATTATGCTTTTATTTTTGCCGGTTTTTTTCTTATAAATAAGGAAATGGAACCTTACGGTGCAATTGTTTTAAACGGGCAAAGTATCGCAAATAATATTTCTACGGTTTGCTTTAATATTCCGGGCTGTTTCGCCGCCGCCGTTACAACAATGGTAAGTATGCACATAGGTTCGGGGAATCCTGCAAAGGCAAAACGCTCATGTCTTTTAGGCTGCCTTGTAAGCGCATTAAGCGGAGCGGTTCTAATCGGTTCGGTTGTTCCTTCTTCGGCATTTTTAGTTTCGCTTTTTAAACCGGAACTTCCCGAAATAGGAGAGATTGCCGTTATCGCTTTGCATATTTATACTTACTCGGTTATTGCTTTCGGAATTTGTATGACCATTCAAGGAGCCTTTATAGGTTTGGGTAAAACTAAAATTCCTCTTATTTTGGGCGTGCTGCGTATTTGGTTTTTACGTTATATTTTTATTCTTGCAACGGAGTCCGTTCTTTCGTATTATTCCATTTATTGGGGAAATCTTTTTTCAAATATTACGGCCGGGCTGCTTGCAATTATCTTAATTTTAAATACAAAATGGGTTTCGGGAATTAAAGAAAATTAA
- a CDS encoding methyl-accepting chemotaxis protein, translating to MKKRFSIKIKLLIIFGLLVAAATLVLGLLAMQLAKKAVTEKVETHLIDKATDTAEVIDGKVMSMFQFLEGLARMPAFVDESRSYREKVSLLKKEVAFNAALSEATITDSEGNMYMLDGNTVKGSDKDWFISATSGKHFVSEPHISRLTNKMIITFSTPIYDSNRKIIGALAAGVPAEWLTDAIEDIVIGNSGYCFILSQTGTAIAHKKFDFVTEQFNAIETAKTDSSFSSVSNLHSKAISSEKPDIVFYEYSEISSIASYAKMKTSDWTVIISAPVEEFMNTIHTLRSSIYIIGIIILITSLITVFFTSHSMVKPITKVVMALKDISQGKGDLMVRLPLHGNDEITDLSQYFNKTIEKISSSIKSVGENSYAMQSIGSELSSNMTETASSINQISANIDGVKQQTMSQAASVTETAATVEQIIRTIKQLNNSIETQAASVAQSSSSVEQMVANIASITQTLEKSDDIIKELAAATADGKETLSSSNTVTQKIAEESGSLMEASSVIQHIASQTNLLAMNAAIEAAHAGDAGKGFAVVADEIRKLAEESSAQGKSITSTLKTLSGEIETLSASADTVEEKFNAIFSLAENVKEMSNRIMEAMREQENGSKEVLSAIRNINEVTVEVKAGSEEMLKGGEGVADEMNKLDGLTRTITDSMNEMASGAIQINNAVQEVNEITQKNKMSIEALAKEVGKFKV from the coding sequence ATGAAAAAACGGTTTTCCATTAAAATTAAGCTATTGATTATCTTCGGTTTATTGGTTGCTGCGGCAACATTGGTATTGGGGCTTTTAGCTATGCAGCTTGCAAAAAAAGCCGTAACCGAAAAGGTGGAAACTCACCTTATAGATAAGGCGACGGACACGGCGGAAGTTATTGACGGAAAAGTAATGTCAATGTTTCAATTTCTTGAAGGACTTGCCCGTATGCCCGCATTTGTAGATGAATCCCGCTCTTATAGAGAAAAAGTATCGCTGCTTAAAAAAGAAGTTGCATTTAATGCCGCTTTATCCGAAGCAACAATAACCGACTCTGAAGGCAATATGTATATGCTTGACGGAAATACTGTAAAAGGCTCGGATAAGGATTGGTTTATTTCTGCAACAAGCGGTAAGCATTTTGTAAGTGAGCCGCATATTTCACGATTGACCAATAAAATGATAATCACTTTTTCTACTCCTATTTACGACAGTAACAGAAAAATAATAGGAGCATTGGCTGCGGGAGTTCCGGCGGAGTGGCTTACCGATGCAATTGAAGATATTGTCATAGGTAATTCAGGCTACTGTTTTATTTTAAGTCAAACAGGCACCGCAATTGCCCATAAAAAATTTGATTTTGTAACCGAACAATTTAATGCTATAGAAACTGCAAAAACGGACAGCTCTTTTTCTTCCGTTTCAAATCTTCATTCCAAAGCAATATCATCTGAAAAGCCTGATATTGTATTTTATGAGTACAGTGAAATTTCAAGCATTGCTTCTTATGCAAAAATGAAAACAAGCGACTGGACGGTCATTATTTCCGCTCCTGTAGAAGAGTTTATGAATACAATACATACTTTACGCTCATCAATTTACATTATAGGCATCATTATTTTAATTACATCTCTTATAACGGTCTTTTTTACCTCTCATTCTATGGTAAAACCTATTACAAAAGTTGTTATGGCATTAAAAGACATCTCTCAAGGCAAAGGCGATTTAATGGTGCGCCTGCCTCTTCACGGTAACGACGAAATCACAGACCTTTCCCAATACTTTAATAAAACTATAGAAAAAATAAGCTCTTCAATTAAATCCGTAGGAGAAAATTCCTACGCTATGCAGTCCATCGGTTCCGAGCTTTCCTCCAATATGACAGAAACGGCAAGCTCCATAAACCAGATAAGCGCTAACATCGACGGGGTAAAGCAGCAAACTATGAGCCAGGCGGCAAGCGTTACCGAAACCGCCGCCACAGTAGAGCAGATTATCCGCACCATAAAGCAGCTTAATAACAGTATTGAAACTCAAGCCGCTTCGGTAGCTCAATCTTCATCTTCCGTTGAACAAATGGTTGCAAACATAGCTTCCATTACTCAAACACTTGAAAAAAGCGACGACATCATTAAAGAGCTTGCCGCCGCTACCGCAGACGGTAAAGAAACTCTTTCCTCTTCCAACACAGTTACTCAAAAGATTGCCGAAGAATCCGGCTCCCTTATGGAAGCTTCAAGCGTTATTCAGCACATAGCAAGTCAGACCAATCTTTTAGCTATGAATGCCGCAATAGAGGCCGCTCATGCCGGAGATGCGGGAAAGGGTTTTGCAGTTGTAGCCGACGAAATCAGAAAACTTGCGGAGGAATCTTCGGCTCAAGGGAAGAGCATTACTTCGACGCTAAAAACTCTTTCGGGGGAGATAGAAACTCTTTCCGCTTCCGCCGATACCGTAGAAGAAAAGTTTAATGCAATTTTTTCTTTGGCAGAAAATGTAAAGGAGATGAGTAACCGTATTATGGAAGCTATGAGGGAGCAGGAAAACGGAAGTAAGGAAGTGTTAAGCGCAATACGCAATATAAATGAGGTAACTGTGGAAGTAAAGGCGGGCTCCGAAGAGATGCTTAAAGGAGGGGAAGGGGTAGCCGATGAGATGAATAAACTTGACGGGTTAACCCGCACTATAACGGACAGTATGAACGAGATGGCTTCGGGGGCAATACAGATAAACAATGCGGTACAGGAAGTAAATGAGATTACTCAAAAGAATAAGATGAGTATTGAAGCCTTGGCTAAAGAGGTCGGCAAATTTAAGGTATGA
- the pgsA gene encoding CDP-diacylglycerol--glycerol-3-phosphate 3-phosphatidyltransferase, whose protein sequence is MKISNVFTSSRLVFAPLIYVLYFLPHWFSAVNPKITILLIIPIFIYMEFTDYLDGYYARLRNEVDDFGKIFDPFADVFANITVLFCFMLDGFLFAPLFLIIVYREFGIMFLRMKARGEGITIGAKKGGKTKTVFYIIAASVSMFLKLERIYSFLPKLYIQYILYFNWFLYGVAVILSLTSFIDYITSYKKGKIR, encoded by the coding sequence ATGAAAATTTCGAATGTTTTTACATCGTCAAGACTGGTATTCGCTCCGCTGATTTATGTTTTATATTTTTTACCTCACTGGTTTTCGGCGGTTAATCCTAAAATTACTATTTTACTTATAATTCCGATTTTCATTTATATGGAATTTACCGATTATTTGGACGGGTATTATGCGCGGCTCAGAAATGAAGTTGACGACTTTGGAAAAATATTCGACCCCTTTGCCGACGTCTTTGCAAATATAACCGTTTTATTTTGTTTTATGTTGGACGGATTTTTATTTGCACCGCTTTTTTTGATTATTGTGTACCGCGAATTCGGAATTATGTTTTTGCGTATGAAAGCTCGTGGAGAAGGTATTACCATAGGTGCAAAAAAAGGCGGAAAGACAAAAACCGTCTTTTATATAATTGCTGCAAGCGTTTCAATGTTTTTAAAACTTGAAAGGATATATTCGTTTTTGCCGAAATTATATATACAATACATTCTTTATTTTAATTGGTTTCTATACGGTGTTGCAGTGATTTTATCGCTTACATCGTTTATTGATTATATTACTTCATATAAAAAAGGAAAAATAAGATGA
- a CDS encoding MalY/PatB family protein, with protein sequence MMYDFTTKISRKNTGSLKWDLMYSVNSDIGDEIVPLSVADMEFKNPPELIAGLKKALDETVLGYTGPTEEYKKTVKNWMGERHNWEIETDWIVPVSGVVPALYNAVREFTKPGEGVIIITPVYYPFFKAVNLQNRKIAECGLSEKNGNYTIDFDKLENLSKDKNNKALLFCSPHNPVGRVWKKEELQRVKDIILNSDLLLFSDEIHFDLIMPGYKHTVFQSLDTRLADRTVTFTAPSKTFNIAGMGISNIIIKNPDMRERFIKARDISSGMPTTPLGYKACEICYKECAKWLDECIKIIDKNQRNVKEFFEKEYPEIKAPLIEGTYLQWLDFRALKMDYKDLENFMIYKAQVFFDEGYIFGDGGKGFERINLAAPSSVILESLERLIGALKK encoded by the coding sequence ATAATGTATGATTTTACTACAAAAATTTCAAGAAAAAACACCGGTTCTCTTAAATGGGATTTAATGTATTCGGTAAATTCCGACATCGGAGATGAAATCGTCCCTCTTTCCGTTGCGGATATGGAATTTAAAAATCCGCCCGAACTGATTGCCGGTTTAAAGAAGGCTCTTGACGAAACCGTTTTAGGCTATACGGGACCTACCGAAGAATATAAAAAAACGGTAAAAAATTGGATGGGGGAAAGACATAATTGGGAAATTGAAACCGACTGGATAGTACCCGTTTCCGGAGTAGTGCCCGCATTATATAATGCCGTGCGTGAATTTACAAAACCCGGAGAAGGAGTTATTATAATTACTCCCGTTTATTATCCGTTTTTTAAGGCGGTAAATTTACAAAACCGTAAGATTGCGGAATGCGGTTTATCGGAAAAAAACGGAAATTATACAATAGATTTTGACAAACTGGAAAATTTATCAAAAGATAAAAATAACAAGGCGCTTCTGTTTTGTTCTCCGCATAATCCCGTAGGCAGGGTATGGAAAAAAGAGGAACTTCAGAGGGTAAAAGATATCATTTTAAACAGCGATTTATTGCTTTTTTCCGATGAAATTCATTTTGATTTGATTATGCCGGGTTATAAACATACCGTATTTCAATCTTTAGATACAAGGCTTGCGGATAGAACCGTTACTTTTACCGCACCTTCAAAAACATTTAATATTGCCGGCATGGGAATAAGCAATATTATAATTAAAAATCCCGATATGAGAGAAAGATTTATAAAGGCAAGGGATATTTCAAGCGGTATGCCTACTACTCCTTTAGGGTATAAGGCTTGCGAAATTTGTTATAAAGAATGTGCAAAATGGTTGGATGAATGCATTAAAATAATAGATAAAAATCAGAGAAACGTAAAAGAATTTTTTGAAAAGGAATATCCTGAAATTAAAGCTCCGTTAATTGAGGGGACTTATTTACAATGGCTTGATTTTAGAGCTCTTAAAATGGATTATAAGGATTTGGAAAATTTTATGATTTATAAGGCTCAAGTGTTTTTTGATGAAGGCTATATTTTCGGAGACGGAGGCAAAGGTTTTGAAAGAATTAATTTGGCGGCACCCTCTTCGGTTATTTTGGAAAGTTTGGAAAGACTTATAGGAGCTTTAAAGAAGTAA
- the clpX gene encoding ATP-dependent Clp protease ATP-binding subunit ClpX, whose product MARNRMHNVLTCSFCNKPEDDGRFIVPGPGGICICEHCIALCESYIKSYKTLKPVSRPQTVPTPKELKEYLDEYVIGQDTAKRVLSVAVYNHYKRIMNIPANTEDVVLEKSNVLLLGPTGSGKTLLARTLAQKMQVPFAIADATTLTEAGYVGEDVENILLKLIQNANGDIKEAERGIIFIDEIDKISRKSENVSITRDVSGEGVQQALLKLIEGTVASVPPQGGRKHPNQDMLKIDTTNILFICGGAFIGLDKIVESRIASQPIGFGAEVKKSAEKNLAELYDSLSPDDLVKFGIIPELIGRLPIKVALNELTKEDLKRILVEPKNALIKQYKAALKLDDVDLNFEDEAITAIAQQAIDQNTGARGLRSIVEKLMLDSMFEAPSIKGKKELTISKKMIGNTSVKPKIRLLDEKTA is encoded by the coding sequence ATGGCTCGAAATAGAATGCATAATGTTTTAACCTGTTCCTTTTGTAATAAACCCGAAGATGACGGACGATTTATAGTTCCGGGGCCGGGGGGGATTTGCATTTGCGAACATTGTATAGCATTATGCGAAAGTTATATAAAATCTTATAAAACGCTTAAACCCGTTTCACGTCCGCAGACTGTGCCTACACCTAAAGAATTAAAAGAATATCTTGATGAATATGTCATAGGCCAGGACACGGCAAAACGCGTTTTATCGGTTGCCGTTTACAATCATTATAAGCGCATTATGAATATTCCGGCAAACACCGAGGACGTAGTTTTGGAAAAATCCAACGTGCTTTTATTGGGGCCTACAGGTTCCGGAAAAACGCTTTTAGCTCGCACGCTTGCCCAAAAAATGCAAGTTCCCTTTGCAATTGCGGATGCGACAACTCTTACCGAAGCGGGATACGTAGGTGAAGACGTTGAGAATATTTTGCTTAAGCTTATTCAAAATGCAAACGGGGATATAAAAGAAGCCGAACGCGGAATAATTTTTATAGATGAAATAGATAAAATTTCCAGAAAAAGTGAAAATGTTTCCATTACCCGCGATGTCTCAGGTGAGGGCGTGCAGCAGGCTCTTTTAAAATTAATAGAGGGAACCGTTGCCTCCGTTCCTCCTCAAGGCGGACGTAAACACCCGAATCAGGATATGCTTAAAATCGATACGACAAATATTCTTTTTATTTGCGGCGGAGCTTTTATAGGTTTGGATAAAATAGTGGAATCGCGTATTGCCTCGCAGCCTATCGGTTTCGGTGCGGAGGTAAAAAAATCCGCCGAAAAGAATCTTGCGGAACTTTACGATAGCCTTTCCCCCGATGACCTTGTAAAATTCGGAATAATTCCTGAACTTATAGGAAGACTTCCAATTAAGGTAGCATTAAACGAGCTTACAAAAGAAGATTTAAAACGCATTCTTGTAGAGCCTAAAAATGCACTTATAAAACAGTATAAGGCGGCGCTTAAACTTGACGATGTTGATTTAAATTTTGAAGATGAAGCAATTACCGCAATCGCACAACAGGCAATTGACCAAAACACGGGAGCAAGGGGCTTGCGTTCCATTGTAGAAAAACTTATGCTTGACTCTATGTTTGAAGCTCCGTCCATTAAGGGTAAAAAAGAGCTTACAATAAGCAAAAAAATGATAGGAAATACCTCCGTCAAACCGAAAATACGGCTCTTGGACGAAAAAACGGCATAA
- the tig gene encoding trigger factor yields MEYEKNLTLKEKSHAELSVKIKKADVQESYKNLVNKYSKELQIPGFRKGHIPAKILETKYGEAIRGDLAGNLIEDSLKEIFETMNEYERPLPYSYPEMTEKAELKPEEDFSFTVHYDVFPKVEIKKAEGFKIEVPEVEPSDADVKKELERLQDRNALVADCKDGASAEKNNIVTVNYCELDESGNTIAGSERQDFAFTLGTGQNFFKIDDDVIGMKKGDTKEITKTYPENEENKELAGKTKKIKVTLTALKYKDLPAIDDDLAQDINEKYKTLEELKADIKKNIQNGIDEKIKKLKEKTFTERLVEENPIELPESMLKAELESRWIMMANQFRTTPENLEKIVSSMNGQSKADFLELWKPEAEKSLKGRVLIETLLKEKNIEVSDEEMEAEYKRLSELTGMSVDEVKKHYADERQKEYFIDELKEDKLFNALYEKCTISKGKKLSVEKFFETNQA; encoded by the coding sequence ATGGAATACGAAAAAAATCTAACGCTTAAAGAAAAATCTCATGCGGAGCTGTCGGTTAAAATTAAGAAAGCCGATGTACAGGAAAGTTATAAAAACCTGGTAAATAAATATTCAAAAGAACTGCAAATCCCCGGATTTAGAAAGGGACATATCCCCGCTAAAATTTTAGAAACAAAATACGGAGAGGCAATAAGGGGTGATTTGGCGGGAAATTTAATTGAAGATTCTTTAAAAGAAATCTTTGAAACTATGAATGAATATGAAAGACCTCTTCCTTATTCTTATCCCGAAATGACGGAAAAAGCCGAGCTTAAACCCGAAGAAGATTTTTCTTTTACCGTTCATTACGACGTATTCCCCAAGGTTGAAATTAAAAAGGCGGAAGGTTTTAAAATTGAAGTGCCCGAAGTGGAACCTTCCGATGCCGATGTAAAAAAAGAATTGGAGCGCTTGCAGGACAGAAATGCCCTCGTAGCCGATTGTAAAGATGGCGCTTCGGCGGAAAAAAATAATATCGTAACGGTTAATTATTGCGAGCTTGATGAAAGCGGAAATACAATTGCCGGTTCGGAAAGACAGGATTTTGCCTTTACCTTGGGAACCGGACAAAATTTCTTTAAAATTGACGATGATGTTATCGGAATGAAAAAAGGCGATACTAAGGAAATTACAAAAACTTATCCTGAAAATGAAGAAAACAAGGAACTTGCCGGAAAAACAAAAAAGATTAAGGTAACGCTTACGGCTCTTAAATACAAGGATTTACCTGCAATTGACGACGATTTGGCTCAGGATATCAACGAAAAATATAAGACTCTTGAGGAGCTTAAAGCCGATATTAAAAAGAACATTCAAAACGGTATCGATGAAAAAATAAAAAAGCTTAAAGAAAAAACATTTACGGAGCGGCTTGTTGAAGAAAACCCCATAGAATTGCCCGAATCCATGTTAAAAGCGGAATTGGAATCCCGCTGGATTATGATGGCCAATCAATTCCGCACAACTCCTGAAAACCTTGAAAAAATTGTTTCCTCAATGAACGGTCAGTCCAAGGCGGACTTTTTGGAATTATGGAAACCTGAAGCGGAAAAAAGTTTAAAGGGAAGGGTTTTAATTGAAACCTTGCTTAAAGAGAAAAATATAGAAGTAAGCGATGAAGAAATGGAAGCCGAATACAAGAGATTATCGGAGCTTACCGGTATGAGCGTAGATGAAGTAAAAAAACACTATGCCGACGAAAGACAAAAAGAGTATTTTATTGATGAATTAAAAGAGGATAAACTTTTTAACGCTCTTTACGAAAAATGCACAATTTCAAAAGGTAAAAAATTAAGCGTTGAAAAGTTTTTTGAAACAAACCAAGCATAG